ACGCGTTTCGAGGTCGAGGGCGACCTGCTGCGTGGCCTGCACGGAGGCGGCGACGGTGGTGGAGAGCCCGGCCGTGAGGGTGGGCATCTCGATGGTCTGGGTCACCGGCTCGGCCTGCGCGGGGCCGGCTGCGCCTGCGACCGCGATGGTGCTGAGCACGCCACCGGCAACTCCGGCCCGCAGCGTCGTCCTGGACGAACGCTGACGGGGCTTCCGGTGGCTGGGTATGTGAACGGTGTGGGACATGGGTACTAGCGCTATCAGGGCCGTAGGGGTCCCATCAAGAAACGTGTGTTGCGACACAGTTACGTCCGGAATATGAGAATCCGCTTCTGTGGAACCTTCATTGACGACGTAACGGACGAAATGGACATGGGTTCATAACGCCGTGATCACGGGGTTTCGGCAATACGCCCGAATTGCCCGTCACTTACCATCCGTTCACGTCGATGGCCAAGCCCACTTGATTCTCATCGGGTTCGAGGTGACGCAGGTCACCGTGTGCGCCGCCTGTGAAGGGCAACCGCGCGCGGGCGGGCTGCGTAGGCGCCCCGCCCGTCCGACGCGCGCCCGGTGCCTGGCGCGCACTCTTCGGCCGGCGGGTGTCGCGCGCCCTTCGACCGGCGGGTCGTGCATCCGGTCGGGCGCCCGGCCGGGCATCCGCCAAGCGTCCGGCCGCTCCTCTCCGTACGCCCTCCGGAGGTGCCGCGCGGACGGCCCGACGGTCACCCCGGGGCTCGTGCCTCCGTTCACAGAGTCGCCCGACCCCTCGCGCGGCCGGTAGTCCGGGCGGTCGTCGGCCGCCCTGCCCGACGTCTCTCCGTGCCCCGTGTGCCCGGAAGTTCGCCATTCCGCCGCGATGTCCACATCGTTCCGCGCAATCGCTCGTCCGGGTGGCATCGAATCCGGCGAATCCCTATATCACCCCTGTCCGTCCATCTCCAATTTGCGCGCAGGGGTCATCGGTTGATAGTGCGCCAGGGCGTTGACCAGCGGTAACGCCTTCGAATGTCACCACTCGTGATCACTTGGCCCCTTCTCGTGCGAACATCTCCGCTCATCCGACTTCATGATCGTTCGTCAGGTGGTGGAGATCACAAAGGCGTTGGTGTACCCCGTGTCGCAGATCACAGGATGGCGGGCATAGTATGCGGGGCAGTCGGGCTTGTGAACTGCCTCACATGTGCACGATCTTGGTGAGGCGGGGAGCCGGTCGCCCGATGCGGTCCAACGGTCAAGGACGACTGGAAGGAGCGAGGAGCGTGAATGCCTACGCGCCCATCCTCGTGCTCGGCGCCCTCGGGGCAGGGTTTGCGATCTTCTCCGTGGTCATGGCCACGCTTATCGGCCCCAAGCGCTACAACCGGGCAAAGCTCGAAGCGTACGAGTGCGGTATCGAACCCACTCCGACTCCCGCCGGAGGCGGTCGCTTCCCCATCAAGTACTACCTGACGGCGATGCTCTTCATCGTCTTCGACATCGAGATCGTCTTCCTCTATCCCTGGGCCGTCACCTTCGACGCCCTGGGGATGTTCGGGCTCGTGGAGATGCTGCTCTTCGTGCTCACCGTCTTCGTCGCCTACGCGTACGTGTGGCGGCGCGGCGGCCTGGAATGGGACTGAGGGGCTGAGGGGCACATGGGACTCGAAGAGAAACTGCCAAGTGGCTTCGTACTGACCACTGTCGAGCAGGCCGCCGGATGGGTACGGAAGTCTTCGGTCTTCCCCGCCACCTTCGGCCTCGCCTGTTGCGCCATCGAGATGATGACGACCGGAGCCGGGCGGTACGACCTCGCCCGCTTCGGGATGGAGGTCTTCCGCGGATCGCCGCGCCAGGCGGACCTGATGATCGTCGCCGGGCGGGTCAGTCAGAAGATGGCGCCCGTGCTGCGGCAGGTCTACGACCAGATGCCGAGCCCCAAGTGGGTCATTTCCATGGGGGTTTGTGCATCGTCGGGCGGTATGTTCAACAATTACGCCATTGTTCAGGGTGTTGACCACATTGTCCCCGTCGATATCTATTTGCCGGGGTGCCCGCCGCGTCCCGAGATGCTGATCGACGCCATCCTCAAACTCCACCAGAAGATCCAGGGCTCCAAGCTCGGGGTCAACGCGGAGGAAGCCGCCCGCGAGGCGGAGGAGGCGGCGCTCAAGGCGCTCCCCCTGATCGAGATGAAGGGGCTCCTCCGGTGAGCGACAACCCCAGCGGCGGCAACGGCGCCGCCGCCGACGGCAAGAACGGCGCCAACGGCCAGAACGGCGTGAGCGGCCAGAGCAACGCTGACGGCAGCGCGCTCCCCGCCCCCCGCAGTGACGGCGGCGAGGTCATCCGGGTGCGGAAGGGGATGTTCGGCGCCGACAACGGCGGCGACACCTCCGGTTACGGCGGGCTCGTCCGGACGGTGCGGCTGCCGCACGCGAGCCCCCGCCCGTACGGCGGCTGGTTCGACGAGGTGGCCGACGAGCTCGAAGGCGCTCTGGACGAGCAGGGGCTCGTCCCCGAGAACGCCATCGAGCGGACCGTGGTCGACCGGGGCGAGCTGACCTTCCACATCGCGCGCGAGCACCTGGTGACCGTGGCCCGCACCCTGCGCGACGACCCGGCGCTCCGCTTCGAGCTCTGCACCGGCGTCAGCGGGGTCCACTTCCTCGACGACAAGGGCCGCGAGCTGCACGCCGTGTACCACCTGCGGTCCCTCACCCACGGCCGGCTGATCCGGCTGGAGGTGTCCGCGCCCGACAGCGACCCCCACGTCCCGTCGCTGGTCGCGGTCTACCCGACCAACGACTGGCACGAGCGCGAGGCGTACGACTTCTTCGGGCTCGTCTTCGACGGGCACCCCGCGCTCACCCGGATCATGATGCCGGACGACTGGCAGGGCTTCCCGCAGCGCAAGGACTATCCGCTCGGCGGCATCGCCGTCGAGTACAAGGGCGCCCAGATCCCGGCTCCGGACCAGCGGAGGTCGTACTCCTGATGACCACTTCCCACGCAACGCCCCGCGACACGACCGAGGGGACTGTATATACAGTCACCGGCGGCGACTGGGACGAGGTCGTCGAGGCGGCCGTGAAGTCCGACGACGAACGCATCATCGTCAACATGGGGCCCCAGCACCCGTCCACGCACGGCGTGCTGCGGCTGATCCTGGAGATCGACGGCGAGACCGTCACCGAAGCCCGCTGCGGCATCGGCTACCTCCACACCGGCATCGAGAAGAACCTCGAATTCCGGAACTGGACCCAGGGCACCACGTTCGTCACGCGCATGGACTACCTGACGCCGTTCTTCAACGAGACGGCGTACTGCCTCGCCGTCGAGAAGCTCCTCGGCATCGAGGACCAGATCCCCGACCGTGCGACCGTGCTCCGGGTCCTGCTGATGGAGCTGAACCGGATCTCCTCGCACCTCGTGTGCATCGCCACCGGCGGCATGGAGCTCGGCTCCACCACGATCATGATCTACGGCTTCCGCGACCGTGAGCTGATCCTGGACCTCTTCGAGCTGATCACCGGACTCCGGATGAACCACGCGTTCGTCCGCCCCGGCGGCCTCGCCCAGGACCTGCCGCCCGGTGCGATCGACCAGATCCGCTCCTTCGTCACCACCATGAAGCGGAACCTGCCGGAGTACGACAAGCTCGCCACCGGTAACCCGATCTTCAAGGCGCGCATGGAGGACGTCGGCTACCTCGACCTCAC
The DNA window shown above is from Streptomyces sp. NBC_00247 and carries:
- a CDS encoding NADH-quinone oxidoreductase subunit A, which codes for MNAYAPILVLGALGAGFAIFSVVMATLIGPKRYNRAKLEAYECGIEPTPTPAGGGRFPIKYYLTAMLFIVFDIEIVFLYPWAVTFDALGMFGLVEMLLFVLTVFVAYAYVWRRGGLEWD
- a CDS encoding NuoB/complex I 20 kDa subunit family protein; protein product: MGLEEKLPSGFVLTTVEQAAGWVRKSSVFPATFGLACCAIEMMTTGAGRYDLARFGMEVFRGSPRQADLMIVAGRVSQKMAPVLRQVYDQMPSPKWVISMGVCASSGGMFNNYAIVQGVDHIVPVDIYLPGCPPRPEMLIDAILKLHQKIQGSKLGVNAEEAAREAEEAALKALPLIEMKGLLR
- a CDS encoding NADH-quinone oxidoreductase subunit C → MSGQSNADGSALPAPRSDGGEVIRVRKGMFGADNGGDTSGYGGLVRTVRLPHASPRPYGGWFDEVADELEGALDEQGLVPENAIERTVVDRGELTFHIAREHLVTVARTLRDDPALRFELCTGVSGVHFLDDKGRELHAVYHLRSLTHGRLIRLEVSAPDSDPHVPSLVAVYPTNDWHEREAYDFFGLVFDGHPALTRIMMPDDWQGFPQRKDYPLGGIAVEYKGAQIPAPDQRRSYS
- a CDS encoding NADH-quinone oxidoreductase subunit D, whose translation is MTTSHATPRDTTEGTVYTVTGGDWDEVVEAAVKSDDERIIVNMGPQHPSTHGVLRLILEIDGETVTEARCGIGYLHTGIEKNLEFRNWTQGTTFVTRMDYLTPFFNETAYCLAVEKLLGIEDQIPDRATVLRVLLMELNRISSHLVCIATGGMELGSTTIMIYGFRDRELILDLFELITGLRMNHAFVRPGGLAQDLPPGAIDQIRSFVTTMKRNLPEYDKLATGNPIFKARMEDVGYLDLTGCVALGATGPVLRSAGLPHDLRKTDPYCGYETYDFDVPTADTCDSYGRFLIRLEEMRQSLRIVEQCLDRLAPGPVMVADKKIAWPAQLALGPDGLGNSLEHIKKIMGTSMEALIHHFKLVTEGFRVPAGQAYVAVESPKGELGVHVVSDGGTRPYRVHFRDPSFTNLQAMAAMCEGGQVADVIVAVASIDPVMGGVDR